A section of the Thauera chlorobenzoica genome encodes:
- a CDS encoding cytochrome b/b6 domain-containing protein, with protein sequence MSERLYLFTRFERFWHWAQAGLIIALLFTGFAIHGSHELIGFRKAVEVHEIAAWLLIALWIFAIFWHFTTGAWKHYIPTLENVDRMARYYAYGIFTGAPHPYKVTLERKHNPLQRLAYLGVKLVINPLLWASGLLYLLWGSVEGRLPAALGLQQVATLHTVGAFLMLAFLIIHIYLATVGRTPLAHIKAMITGWEEGHEDGTVSSGISRIERKA encoded by the coding sequence ATGAGCGAGCGCCTTTATCTGTTCACCCGTTTCGAGCGTTTCTGGCACTGGGCCCAGGCAGGATTGATCATCGCCCTGCTGTTTACCGGTTTCGCCATCCATGGAAGCCATGAACTGATCGGATTCCGCAAGGCGGTCGAGGTTCACGAGATCGCCGCGTGGCTGCTGATCGCCCTGTGGATCTTCGCGATCTTCTGGCACTTCACCACCGGAGCGTGGAAGCACTACATCCCGACCCTGGAAAACGTCGACAGGATGGCCCGCTACTATGCCTACGGAATTTTCACCGGGGCGCCACATCCCTACAAGGTCACGCTCGAGCGCAAGCACAACCCGCTGCAGCGCTTGGCCTACCTCGGCGTCAAGCTGGTGATCAACCCCTTGCTCTGGGCTTCGGGTCTGCTCTACCTGTTGTGGGGAAGCGTCGAAGGCCGGCTGCCCGCGGCGCTGGGACTGCAGCAGGTCGCAACGCTCCACACTGTGGGCGCCTTCCTGATGCTGGCGTTCCTGATCATTCACATCTATCTCGCGACCGTGGGCCGGACTCCGCTCGCCCATATCAAGGCGATGATCACCGGCTGGGAAGAGGGGCACGAAGACGGCACGGTATCGTCCGGGATCTCCCGGATCGAACGAAAGGCATGA
- a CDS encoding ProQ/FINO family protein, with product MTSDQPDTAAATQPSSPATEPPVKKPRGVDSRAMLKRLQAESAAFRDCKPLALKIDASILERFPEFDRKSLRTALRIHTASTRYLKAVERSAERFDLDGKPVGEVTAEQRTHATTTLKERFAAVARQQREQREAEEAERRRDEKLRQLVNKFGR from the coding sequence ATGACTTCAGACCAGCCCGATACGGCCGCCGCAACGCAGCCTTCTTCACCTGCCACCGAGCCCCCTGTAAAGAAGCCTCGGGGTGTCGATTCCCGCGCCATGCTCAAGCGCTTGCAGGCTGAAAGCGCGGCTTTCCGCGACTGCAAGCCCCTGGCGCTGAAGATCGACGCCAGCATTCTCGAGCGTTTTCCGGAGTTCGATCGCAAGAGCCTGCGTACCGCCCTGCGTATCCATACCGCCTCGACCCGCTATCTGAAGGCGGTGGAGCGCAGCGCCGAGCGTTTCGATCTCGACGGCAAGCCTGTCGGGGAAGTGACTGCCGAGCAGCGCACTCATGCCACCACGACACTGAAGGAACGGTTCGCGGCCGTCGCCCGGCAACAACGCGAGCAGCGTGAAGCTGAAGAGGCCGAGCGCCGTCGCGATGAAAAACTGCGCCAGCTGGTGAATAAGTTCGGCCGTTGA
- a CDS encoding tetrathionate reductase family octaheme c-type cytochrome, producing MAGKHRLMGETMGRRSSWLRRTFGAMLLMVASALAGATVTGTADHAKFDGLKGPFKSGAEVTRACLACHTEAARQVMATRHWSWEYVNADTGQKLGKKTMLNGFCIGNRSNEPFCQSCHIGYGWKDETFDFTAEDAVDCLACHNTGDYRKLAGFAGHPPYERIEYPAKSGKFIEAVDLAKVAQQVGATSRQTCGACHYYGGGGDGVKHGDLDSSLNKATNELDVHMAQDGLDFSCASCHEADRHKVAGSRISMTGADPHGALIRGQKTDRNPASCQACHGDRPHKDGFVQAGRLNDHTRTLACQTCHIPEFARGGVPTKMGWDWSAAGRLTPEGKPYQLKDDRGHVVYDSKKGAFVLGQNVKPDYIWFDGTVTYTQPESKIDPTARVAINTFHGTPGAPDARIWPVKTFHGKQPYDTEHLTLLVPHTATPDDTAFWYNFDWAKALKAGADASGQPYSGKFAFVETSMLWPITHMVAPKERALGCAECHADGGRLAAVPGVWMPGRDRNPLLDRLGFGLAGLMLLGVAGHGGLRFLTRNRRKHREES from the coding sequence ATGGCAGGGAAGCATCGGCTGATGGGGGAAACCATGGGCAGGCGATCATCCTGGTTGCGCCGTACTTTCGGCGCCATGTTGCTGATGGTAGCGAGCGCCCTGGCTGGCGCGACGGTTACCGGCACGGCGGATCACGCTAAATTCGACGGACTCAAAGGCCCATTCAAGAGCGGTGCGGAAGTGACCCGCGCCTGCCTCGCCTGTCATACCGAAGCAGCCCGGCAGGTGATGGCGACCCGGCACTGGAGCTGGGAGTACGTCAATGCCGATACCGGGCAGAAATTGGGCAAGAAGACGATGCTCAACGGCTTTTGCATCGGCAACCGCTCGAACGAGCCTTTTTGCCAGTCCTGTCACATCGGCTACGGCTGGAAGGACGAGACGTTCGACTTCACCGCCGAGGATGCGGTCGATTGCCTGGCTTGCCACAACACCGGCGACTATCGGAAGCTGGCAGGGTTTGCCGGCCATCCGCCCTACGAGCGCATCGAATATCCGGCGAAGTCCGGCAAGTTCATCGAGGCGGTCGATCTCGCCAAGGTGGCGCAGCAGGTCGGCGCGACTTCGCGCCAGACCTGCGGGGCCTGCCACTACTACGGCGGAGGCGGGGACGGCGTCAAACATGGCGATCTCGATTCCTCGCTGAACAAGGCGACGAATGAACTCGACGTGCATATGGCGCAGGATGGACTGGACTTCAGTTGCGCCAGCTGCCACGAGGCGGATCGGCACAAGGTCGCCGGCAGCCGGATCAGCATGACCGGGGCGGACCCTCACGGGGCGCTGATCCGCGGGCAAAAAACCGACCGCAATCCGGCCAGCTGCCAGGCCTGTCATGGCGACCGTCCACACAAGGACGGCTTCGTTCAGGCCGGACGCCTGAACGATCACACCCGCACGCTGGCGTGCCAGACCTGCCACATTCCCGAATTCGCCCGCGGCGGCGTGCCGACCAAGATGGGCTGGGATTGGTCCGCGGCCGGCAGGCTGACTCCCGAAGGCAAGCCCTACCAGCTCAAGGACGACCGCGGGCACGTGGTCTACGACAGCAAGAAGGGCGCGTTCGTGCTGGGCCAGAACGTCAAGCCCGACTACATCTGGTTCGACGGAACGGTCACGTATACGCAGCCGGAATCGAAGATCGACCCGACCGCGCGGGTGGCGATCAACACGTTCCACGGCACCCCGGGCGCGCCCGATGCGCGCATCTGGCCGGTGAAGACCTTCCACGGCAAGCAACCTTACGATACCGAGCACCTGACCCTGCTGGTGCCGCATACCGCGACGCCAGACGACACCGCCTTCTGGTACAACTTCGACTGGGCAAAGGCGCTGAAGGCCGGGGCGGATGCAAGCGGCCAGCCTTACAGCGGAAAATTCGCCTTTGTCGAGACCTCGATGCTGTGGCCGATCACCCACATGGTCGCGCCGAAGGAACGTGCCCTCGGCTGCGCCGAGTGCCACGCCGACGGCGGCAGGCTGGCTGCGGTGCCGGGCGTCTGGATGCCCGGTCGCGACCGCAACCCCTTGCTTGATCGCCTGGGCTTCGGCCTCGCCGGGCTGATGCTGCTGGGCGTCGCCGGCCACGGTGGCCTGCGCTTCCTGACGCGCAACAGGCGCAAGCACCGCGAGGAGAGCTGA